A genomic segment from Sorangium aterium encodes:
- a CDS encoding carotenoid oxygenase family protein, with translation MSIAVSAADFDAALDAAFAGAGGVSTDASRGARAFDHPLDLEAEYGFTPLAVEGTLPEGLEGTLFRVGPARATLFGVRVPHPFEADGGVLAVRLSGGRAEGAHRLVRSRGLVEELAAGRRLYGSTLSWPKRVLHALQGKAKNVANTSPFIAGGRLFALMEAGRPTELDPATLDTLGESDLGGALGPTFSAHPHRVAARKTSYNFGVRFGRRTQLDLYAVDDDGRARSLGAVPLSAPVMLHDFCATRRHLVFFVSPAMIQVGRAMLQWGGFDSWVRFEPGRGTEVIVVDLDDVSRVRRFGVDAFFQWHFANAYDDGEDLVVDLVRYRTLATLGAIGKDPDRPELASVDAGVLVRHRVRASREQLLVEDLGGVVGEFPRADPRVAGERHGVVFLATKGRADDPNGNGIARVDVDTGAITLARIAQHERPSEPIFVPRAPGAPEGDGHVLAVVTDAKAGKSAIHVWDAAHMDEGPAARVHLRHASPQTFHGAFLPRAD, from the coding sequence ATGTCCATCGCCGTGTCTGCCGCCGACTTCGACGCCGCCCTCGACGCCGCCTTCGCCGGCGCGGGGGGCGTCTCCACGGACGCCTCTCGCGGAGCGCGCGCCTTCGATCACCCGCTCGACCTCGAGGCCGAGTACGGCTTCACGCCGCTCGCGGTCGAGGGGACGCTGCCCGAAGGCCTCGAGGGCACGCTCTTCCGGGTGGGCCCGGCCCGCGCGACCCTCTTCGGCGTCCGCGTGCCGCACCCGTTCGAGGCCGATGGCGGGGTGCTCGCGGTGCGGCTGTCGGGCGGCCGGGCGGAGGGCGCGCACCGCCTCGTGCGCAGCCGCGGCCTCGTGGAGGAGCTCGCGGCCGGGCGGCGCCTCTATGGCTCGACCCTCTCCTGGCCGAAGCGCGTGCTCCACGCGCTGCAGGGCAAGGCCAAGAACGTCGCGAACACGAGCCCCTTCATCGCCGGCGGCCGGCTGTTCGCGCTCATGGAGGCCGGCAGGCCGACGGAGCTCGATCCCGCGACGCTCGACACGCTCGGCGAGAGCGATCTCGGCGGCGCGCTGGGTCCCACCTTCTCGGCCCACCCGCACCGGGTTGCTGCCAGGAAGACGAGCTACAACTTCGGCGTCCGCTTCGGGCGCAGGACCCAGCTCGACCTCTACGCGGTCGACGACGACGGGCGCGCGCGCTCGCTCGGCGCGGTGCCGCTCTCGGCGCCGGTGATGCTCCACGACTTCTGCGCCACCCGCCGGCACCTCGTGTTCTTCGTCTCGCCCGCGATGATCCAGGTGGGGCGCGCGATGCTCCAGTGGGGAGGCTTCGATTCCTGGGTGCGCTTCGAGCCCGGCCGGGGCACGGAGGTGATCGTCGTCGACCTCGACGACGTCTCCCGCGTGCGCCGCTTCGGCGTCGACGCGTTCTTCCAGTGGCATTTCGCGAACGCCTACGACGACGGCGAGGACCTCGTCGTCGACCTCGTCCGCTACCGGACGCTCGCCACGCTCGGCGCGATCGGCAAGGACCCGGATCGGCCCGAGCTGGCCTCCGTCGACGCCGGCGTCCTCGTGCGCCACCGCGTGCGCGCGAGCCGCGAGCAGCTCCTCGTGGAGGACCTCGGCGGCGTCGTCGGCGAGTTCCCGCGCGCCGACCCGCGGGTCGCGGGGGAGCGGCACGGCGTCGTCTTCCTCGCCACGAAGGGGCGGGCCGACGACCCGAATGGAAACGGCATCGCGCGCGTCGACGTCGACACGGGCGCGATCACCCTGGCGCGCATCGCGCAGCACGAGCGCCCGTCCGAGCCGATCTTCGTGCCGCGCGCGCCCGGCGCCCCCGAGGGCGACGGCCACGTGCTCGCGGTGGTCACCGACGCGAAGGCCGGGAAGAGCGCCATCCACGTCTGGGACGCCGCGCACATGGACGAGGGGCCAGCGGCGCGGGTCCACCTGCGCCACGCCTCGCCCCAGACCTTCCACGGGGCGTTCCTGCCCCGCGCGGACTGA
- a CDS encoding TetR/AcrR family transcriptional regulator, with product MPPGRKRAEDPPAQKAPVKKAPAKEAPARKSPAERRASKRPARGYHHGDLKRALVDAGLSLLEEDGIDAVRVREAARRVGVSPAAPFRHFPSREDFLRAVALAGIERFELVSAAEIAAAPTPLLRFRALGLASVRFALQHPALFELLNSPALRADPEHARALVAADDEARSRLQEMLQEARARGELRPTDPIVIEVAGRAIAYGLARMFLDGHLPREGAMELTAAVLDVLGEGLAQGPPEA from the coding sequence ATGCCCCCGGGTCGAAAGCGCGCCGAGGATCCGCCTGCGCAGAAGGCGCCCGTCAAGAAGGCGCCCGCCAAGGAGGCGCCCGCCAGGAAGTCGCCTGCCGAGCGGAGGGCCTCGAAGCGGCCGGCGCGCGGCTACCATCACGGGGACCTCAAGCGGGCCCTCGTGGACGCGGGGCTCTCGCTCTTGGAGGAGGACGGCATCGATGCGGTCCGGGTGCGCGAGGCGGCGCGGCGGGTGGGCGTCTCTCCGGCGGCGCCGTTCCGTCACTTCCCCTCGCGGGAGGATTTCCTGCGCGCCGTCGCGCTCGCCGGGATCGAGCGGTTCGAGCTCGTCTCTGCGGCGGAGATCGCGGCGGCGCCGACCCCGCTCCTGCGCTTCCGCGCGCTCGGGCTCGCCTCGGTCCGCTTTGCCCTCCAGCATCCTGCGCTGTTCGAGCTCCTGAACAGCCCTGCCTTGCGCGCCGATCCGGAGCACGCGCGCGCGCTGGTCGCCGCGGACGATGAGGCGCGGTCGCGGCTTCAGGAGATGCTCCAGGAGGCGCGCGCGCGCGGCGAGCTGCGCCCGACCGACCCCATCGTCATCGAGGTCGCGGGCCGGGCGATCGCCTACGGGCTCGCGCGCATGTTCCTGGATGGCCACCTGCCGCGCGAGGGCGCGATGGAGCTCACAGCGGCCGTCCTCGATGTGCTCGGCGAGGGGCTCGCGCAGGGGCCTCCGGAGGCGTGA
- a CDS encoding ribosomal protein bL12, translating into MSLTREQVIAYIEGLTAEELCELTSELMERLGRPATEPAPLSFTMGALPAMPWDDEVVSVVLSSFGGERIAVIKAVRELWGLGLDEARRLVESAPIVLREGLSRMEAQAAAERLTSAGAEVELR; encoded by the coding sequence GTGAGCCTCACCCGCGAGCAGGTCATCGCGTACATCGAGGGGCTCACGGCCGAGGAGCTGTGCGAGCTCACGAGCGAGCTCATGGAGCGGCTCGGTCGACCGGCGACCGAACCCGCGCCCCTGAGCTTCACCATGGGGGCCCTCCCGGCGATGCCCTGGGACGACGAGGTCGTGTCGGTGGTGCTGAGCAGCTTCGGCGGGGAGCGGATCGCGGTGATCAAGGCGGTCCGGGAGCTGTGGGGGCTCGGCCTGGACGAGGCGAGGAGGCTCGTGGAATCGGCGCCCATCGTGCTGCGGGAGGGCTTGAGCCGCATGGAGGCGCAGGCGGCAGCCGAGCGGCTCACGAGCGCGGGGGCGGAGGTCGAGCTGCGCTGA